The following are encoded in a window of Cupriavidus oxalaticus genomic DNA:
- a CDS encoding porin — MQKQYKPALKLAAVAATLLSGTAMAQSSVTLYGQADMFVGAVKSPGVGERAWVANSGGMQTSYWGIKGTEDLGGGTKAIFDLNGFFRTDSGNSGRFTGDSMFSRNAYVGLQNDKAGTIKLGRNTTPYFVSTILFNPLIDSYVFSPTIFHTYFGATSGAVVDPGIIGDSGWNNSVLYSTPNFGGLTANIMYSFGEQAGAAGKNKWGGNLMYFSGPFAATVAYQQVRFNNVPTDMSDAGLSRQDAAQLGLSYDFKVVKLFAQGQYIKTRATTAPSGDTKHIDGQFGASVPIGAGSLLASYAYGKVDNSLGDFKRNTFAVAYDYNLSKRTDVYAAYYYDKITGIEHGDTFGVGVRHKF; from the coding sequence ATGCAGAAGCAGTACAAGCCGGCACTGAAGCTGGCGGCGGTAGCGGCTACCCTTCTTTCCGGCACGGCCATGGCCCAGTCCAGCGTGACGCTGTACGGCCAGGCCGACATGTTCGTCGGTGCGGTCAAGAGCCCGGGTGTGGGCGAGCGCGCATGGGTCGCCAATTCGGGCGGGATGCAGACGTCTTACTGGGGTATCAAGGGCACCGAGGATCTGGGTGGCGGCACCAAGGCCATCTTCGACCTGAACGGCTTCTTCCGTACCGACAGCGGCAACAGCGGCCGCTTCACCGGCGACTCGATGTTCAGCCGCAATGCCTACGTCGGCCTGCAGAACGACAAGGCCGGCACGATCAAGCTGGGCCGCAACACCACGCCGTACTTCGTGTCGACCATCCTGTTCAACCCGCTGATCGACTCGTACGTGTTCTCGCCGACGATCTTCCACACCTACTTCGGCGCGACCAGCGGCGCGGTGGTGGATCCTGGCATCATCGGCGATTCGGGCTGGAACAACTCGGTGCTTTACTCCACGCCGAACTTCGGTGGCCTGACCGCCAACATCATGTACTCGTTCGGCGAGCAAGCCGGCGCCGCGGGCAAGAACAAGTGGGGCGGCAACCTGATGTACTTCAGCGGCCCGTTCGCGGCCACCGTTGCCTACCAGCAGGTGCGCTTCAACAACGTGCCGACCGACATGTCCGACGCCGGCCTGTCGCGCCAGGACGCCGCCCAGCTGGGCCTGTCCTATGACTTCAAGGTGGTCAAGCTGTTCGCGCAGGGCCAGTACATCAAGACCCGCGCCACCACCGCGCCGTCGGGCGACACCAAGCACATCGACGGACAGTTCGGCGCCTCCGTGCCCATCGGCGCCGGCAGCCTGCTGGCCTCCTACGCCTACGGCAAGGTCGACAACTCGCTGGGCGACTTCAAGCGCAACACCTTCGCGGTGGCCTACGACTACAACCTGTCCAAGCGTACCGACGTGTACGCCGCCTACTACTACGACAAGATCACCGGCATCGAGCACGGCGATACCTTCGGCGTGGGCGTGCGCCACAAGTTCTGA
- the uraD gene encoding 2-oxo-4-hydroxy-4-carboxy-5-ureidoimidazoline decarboxylase encodes MSQTYTLAQLNTMPVAEFVQVLGGIYEHSPWFAEAAATQRPFADAAALAQALRSAVDDAGEAAQLKLVRAHPELAGKAAVRGELTAESTREQSGAGLNLCTPEEFDRLQALNAAYNRKFGFPFILAVRGYDRHGIIAEFARRVENSPKEELQTCINQIHRIAQFRLDDLVSA; translated from the coding sequence ATGAGCCAGACCTACACCCTCGCCCAACTCAACACCATGCCTGTCGCGGAATTCGTGCAGGTGCTGGGCGGCATCTATGAACATTCGCCGTGGTTCGCCGAGGCCGCTGCCACGCAACGCCCCTTTGCCGATGCCGCCGCGCTGGCGCAGGCGCTGCGCAGCGCCGTGGATGACGCCGGCGAGGCCGCGCAGTTGAAGCTGGTGCGCGCCCACCCCGAGCTCGCCGGCAAGGCCGCGGTGCGCGGCGAACTGACCGCCGAATCCACGCGCGAGCAAAGCGGCGCGGGCCTGAACCTGTGCACGCCGGAAGAGTTCGATCGCCTGCAGGCGCTCAATGCCGCGTACAACCGGAAGTTCGGCTTTCCGTTCATCCTCGCCGTGCGCGGCTACGACCGCCACGGGATCATCGCGGAGTTCGCGCGCCGCGTAGAAAACTCGCCGAAAGAAGAGTTGCAAACGTGCATCAACCAGATCCATCGCATTGCGCAGTTCCGTCTTGACGACTTAGTATCCGCCTGA
- the puuE gene encoding allantoinase PuuE, with amino-acid sequence MTTENYPRDLIGYGARPPHARWPGGARIAVQFVLNYEEGGENCVLHGDAASEQFLSEIVGAAAYPDRHMSMEGIYEYGSRAGVWRILREFEKRGLPLTIFGVSMALQRHPELTRAFVELGHEIACHGWRWIHYQNMDEATEREHMRIGMQIIKELTGELPLGWYTGRDSPNTRRLVVEHGGLLYDSDYYGDDLPFWTEVEVTGGAKRPHLVVPYTLDSNDMRFATPQGFNTGEQFFQYLKDAFDVLYEEGDPAGQDSPKMLSIGMHCRLLGRPGRFRALQRFLDYVQGHSKVWICRRVDIARHWAETHPYTPAR; translated from the coding sequence ATGACAACAGAGAACTATCCACGCGATCTCATCGGTTACGGCGCCCGGCCGCCGCACGCCCGCTGGCCGGGCGGCGCGCGCATCGCCGTGCAGTTCGTCCTCAACTATGAAGAAGGCGGCGAGAACTGCGTGCTGCACGGCGACGCCGCCTCCGAGCAGTTCCTCTCCGAGATCGTCGGCGCCGCGGCCTATCCCGACCGCCATATGAGCATGGAGGGCATCTATGAATACGGCTCGCGCGCCGGCGTCTGGCGCATCCTGCGCGAGTTCGAGAAGCGCGGCCTGCCGCTGACCATCTTCGGCGTGTCGATGGCGCTGCAGCGCCATCCCGAACTGACCCGCGCCTTCGTCGAGCTGGGTCACGAGATCGCCTGCCACGGCTGGCGCTGGATCCACTACCAGAACATGGACGAAGCCACCGAGCGCGAGCATATGCGCATCGGCATGCAGATCATCAAGGAGCTGACCGGCGAACTGCCGCTGGGCTGGTACACCGGCCGCGACAGCCCCAACACGCGCCGGCTTGTCGTCGAGCACGGCGGCTTGCTGTACGACTCCGACTACTACGGCGACGACCTGCCCTTCTGGACCGAAGTGGAAGTCACCGGTGGCGCGAAGAGGCCGCACCTGGTGGTGCCGTACACGCTGGACTCGAACGACATGCGCTTTGCCACGCCGCAGGGCTTCAACACCGGCGAGCAGTTCTTCCAGTACCTGAAGGATGCGTTCGACGTCCTCTACGAGGAAGGCGATCCCGCAGGACAGGACAGCCCCAAGATGCTGTCGATCGGCATGCACTGCCGGCTGCTCGGCCGCCCCGGCCGCTTCCGCGCGCTGCAGCGCTTCCTCGACTACGTGCAGGGCCACAGCAAGGTGTGGATCTGCCGCCGTGTCGACATCGCCCGCCACTGGGCCGAGACCCACCCCTACACGCCCGCCAGGTAA
- a CDS encoding nucleobase:cation symporter-2 family protein — protein sequence MNSASTTVPTDLTNERLPSGRLLALGLQHVLVMYAGTVAVPLIVGGALKLPKDQLAFLINADLFAAGLATLIQAIGFWKFGIRLPVMMGVTFASVAPMIAIGTDPNVGLLGIYGAVIASGIFGMLISPMMGRMLGLFPPVVTGTVITLIGVSLMRVGINWAAGGQPTTRAVIDGVAKEVPNLAYGDLTNLGIAGLTLVTILLLTKYGRGLVANCAVLLGIIIGTLVAMGMGKVSFEGLDEASFVAVITPLHFGIPTFEVTAILSMCIVMLITLVESTGMFLALSDITGKKLSNDDLTRGLRADGLGTVIGGIFNTFPYTSFSQNVGLVTVTGVRSRYVAAAGGLILIAFGLFPKMAHVVASVPQFVLGGAGIVMFGMVAATGIRILGSCDFNRNRHNLFIVAISIGFGMIPTLAPTFFQYLPKWTDPFTHSGIVLGTIVAVALNLFYNGIQSREEAMRNAAANSHGTE from the coding sequence ATGAATTCCGCAAGCACCACGGTCCCCACGGACCTCACCAACGAGCGTTTGCCTTCAGGGCGCCTGCTCGCGCTTGGTTTGCAGCACGTTCTGGTGATGTACGCCGGCACGGTTGCCGTACCCCTGATCGTTGGCGGCGCGCTCAAGCTGCCCAAGGACCAGCTGGCTTTCCTGATCAACGCCGACCTCTTCGCCGCGGGCCTGGCCACGCTGATCCAGGCGATCGGCTTCTGGAAATTCGGCATCCGCCTGCCCGTGATGATGGGCGTGACCTTTGCCTCGGTGGCGCCGATGATCGCCATCGGCACCGATCCCAACGTCGGCCTGCTCGGCATCTACGGGGCGGTGATCGCGTCAGGGATCTTCGGCATGCTGATTTCGCCGATGATGGGGCGCATGCTCGGCTTGTTCCCGCCGGTGGTGACCGGCACGGTGATCACGCTGATCGGCGTGTCGCTGATGCGCGTCGGCATCAACTGGGCGGCCGGCGGCCAGCCCACCACGCGCGCGGTGATCGACGGCGTGGCTAAGGAAGTGCCCAACCTCGCCTACGGCGACCTGACCAACCTCGGCATCGCCGGGCTGACGCTGGTGACCATCCTGCTGCTGACCAAGTACGGCCGCGGCCTGGTTGCCAACTGCGCGGTGCTGCTGGGCATCATCATCGGTACGCTGGTGGCGATGGGCATGGGCAAGGTCTCGTTCGAAGGCCTGGATGAAGCCAGCTTCGTCGCCGTCATCACGCCGCTGCACTTCGGCATTCCGACCTTCGAGGTAACCGCGATCCTGTCGATGTGCATCGTCATGCTGATCACGCTGGTGGAATCGACCGGCATGTTCCTGGCGCTGTCGGACATCACCGGCAAGAAGCTGAGCAACGACGACCTGACCCGCGGCCTGCGCGCCGACGGCCTGGGCACCGTGATCGGCGGCATCTTCAACACCTTCCCGTACACCTCGTTCTCGCAGAACGTGGGCCTGGTCACCGTGACCGGCGTGCGCTCGCGCTACGTGGCCGCGGCCGGCGGCCTGATCCTGATCGCCTTCGGCCTGTTCCCCAAGATGGCCCACGTGGTGGCCTCGGTGCCGCAGTTCGTGCTCGGCGGCGCCGGCATCGTGATGTTCGGCATGGTGGCCGCCACCGGCATCCGCATCCTGGGCTCGTGCGATTTCAACCGCAACCGCCACAACCTGTTCATCGTCGCCATCTCGATCGGCTTCGGCATGATCCCGACGCTGGCACCGACGTTCTTCCAGTATCTGCCGAAGTGGACCGACCCCTTCACCCACAGCGGCATCGTGCTCGGCACGATCGTGGCCGTGGCGCTGAACCTGTTCTACAACGGCATCCAGTCGCGCGAAGAAGCGATGCGCAACGCCGCCGCCAATTCGCACGGCACCGAGTAA
- a CDS encoding GntR family transcriptional regulator: MSKSLKLIAGVTGMSDAESTGSLPARPEKPARKGSVEERMYHEIYDAIMEHRLPPRTKLTEHSLCEIYATARHTVRKVLSHLAADGMVDLEPNRGAFIASPSTDEAHDMFELRQMLERAVLEKLAGMPDVKTVIAPLRKMVASERQAFLTHDRPKWIRLSAEFHTALAELSGNALLVNMMRRLVSRTTLMIASVEAPGNNACSFDEHEEILDALEQGDAALAQSRMAHHLGACADRVQPDEPGNFDLRSVLGRST, encoded by the coding sequence ATGTCCAAGAGCCTGAAGCTGATTGCCGGTGTCACCGGCATGTCCGATGCCGAATCAACCGGGTCCCTGCCCGCCAGGCCGGAGAAGCCCGCACGCAAGGGTTCGGTCGAGGAACGCATGTACCACGAGATCTACGACGCGATCATGGAGCACCGGCTGCCGCCGCGCACCAAGCTCACCGAGCATTCGCTTTGCGAGATCTATGCCACCGCGCGGCACACCGTGCGCAAGGTGCTGTCGCACCTGGCCGCCGACGGCATGGTCGACCTGGAACCCAACCGCGGCGCCTTTATCGCCAGCCCCTCCACCGACGAGGCGCACGACATGTTCGAGCTGCGCCAGATGCTGGAGCGCGCGGTGCTGGAAAAACTCGCCGGCATGCCTGACGTGAAGACCGTGATCGCACCGCTGCGCAAGATGGTCGCCAGCGAGCGCCAGGCCTTCCTGACGCACGACCGCCCCAAATGGATCCGCCTGTCCGCCGAATTCCACACGGCGCTGGCGGAGCTGTCGGGCAACGCCCTGCTGGTCAACATGATGCGCCGGCTGGTGTCGCGCACCACGCTGATGATCGCCAGCGTGGAAGCCCCGGGCAACAACGCCTGCTCGTTCGACGAACACGAGGAAATCCTCGACGCCCTGGAACAGGGCGATGCCGCGCTGGCCCAGTCGCGCATGGCGCACCACCTCGGCGCCTGCGCCGACCGCGTGCAGCCGGACGAGCCGGGCAACTTCGATCTTCGCAGCGTACTAGGCCGCTCCACCTAG
- the uraH gene encoding hydroxyisourate hydrolase, translating into MGRLTTHVLDTAAGTPGQGMSITLHKIVDNRRETLKTVVTNHDGRCDQPLLEGADLAAGVYELEFAAGDYFRAQGTKLPEPAFLDVVPLRFGIADVNAHYHVPLLVSPWSYSTYRGS; encoded by the coding sequence ATGGGACGCTTGACTACCCATGTTCTTGACACCGCTGCCGGCACGCCCGGACAAGGGATGTCGATTACTCTCCATAAAATTGTCGACAATCGCCGCGAAACCCTGAAGACCGTGGTCACCAACCACGACGGCCGCTGCGACCAGCCGCTGCTGGAAGGCGCCGACCTTGCCGCCGGCGTGTACGAACTGGAATTCGCCGCGGGCGACTATTTCCGCGCACAGGGCACCAAGCTGCCCGAGCCGGCTTTCCTGGACGTGGTGCCCCTGCGCTTCGGCATTGCCGACGTCAACGCGCACTACCACGTGCCGCTCCTGGTTTCGCCCTGGTCGTACTCGACCTACCGCGGCAGCTGA
- a CDS encoding urate hydroxylase PuuD → MEGYILDWANMLLRWVHVITAIAWIGSSFYFVWLDNSLTKPTAPDLKEKGVDGELWAVHGGGFYNPQKYLTAPKQLPENLHWFYWESYSTWMSGFALLVVLYLFNASTFLIDKNVFDMSPGAAVGFAVSYLLIGWIVYDSICRLFNKNDRLVGILVAVYIAAAAYVACHVFSGRAAFLLTGAMVATIMSANVLAWIIPGQRKVVAALKAGQPVDPIHGKRGKQRSVHNTYFTLPVLFAMLSNHYSMTYAHKYNWVVLILIMLSGVLIRQFFILKHKGKINVLWPAAGVAALGVVAVMIAPQPRPAVAKGGEAAAATVSFAKVQEVMNARCVQCHAEQPKMMPTAAKGIKLETPEEIKTHAQLIYQQAVQQKAMPLGNVTQITDDERALLGQWFEGGAKTTN, encoded by the coding sequence ATGGAAGGCTATATCCTCGACTGGGCCAATATGCTGCTGCGGTGGGTGCACGTCATCACCGCGATCGCATGGATCGGCTCTTCGTTCTATTTCGTGTGGCTGGACAACAGCCTGACCAAGCCCACCGCGCCCGACCTGAAGGAAAAGGGTGTCGACGGCGAGTTGTGGGCCGTGCACGGCGGCGGCTTCTACAACCCGCAGAAGTACCTGACCGCGCCCAAGCAGTTGCCGGAGAACCTGCACTGGTTCTACTGGGAGTCGTACTCGACCTGGATGAGCGGCTTCGCGCTGCTGGTGGTGCTGTACCTGTTCAACGCCAGCACGTTCCTGATCGACAAGAATGTGTTCGACATGTCGCCTGGCGCGGCGGTCGGCTTTGCGGTGTCGTACCTGCTGATCGGCTGGATCGTCTATGACAGCATCTGCCGCCTGTTCAACAAGAACGACCGCCTGGTCGGCATCCTGGTGGCGGTCTACATCGCGGCAGCCGCTTACGTCGCATGCCATGTCTTCTCGGGCCGCGCGGCGTTCCTGCTGACCGGCGCGATGGTGGCGACGATCATGAGCGCCAACGTGCTGGCATGGATCATCCCGGGCCAGCGCAAGGTGGTGGCGGCACTGAAGGCCGGCCAGCCGGTGGACCCGATCCACGGCAAGCGCGGCAAGCAGCGCAGCGTGCACAACACCTACTTCACGCTGCCGGTGCTGTTCGCGATGCTGTCGAACCACTACAGCATGACCTACGCCCACAAGTACAACTGGGTGGTGCTGATCCTGATCATGCTGTCGGGCGTGCTGATCCGCCAGTTCTTCATCCTGAAGCACAAGGGCAAGATCAATGTGCTGTGGCCGGCCGCCGGCGTTGCCGCGCTGGGCGTGGTGGCCGTGATGATCGCGCCGCAGCCGCGCCCGGCCGTGGCCAAGGGGGGCGAGGCAGCCGCTGCGACCGTCAGCTTTGCCAAGGTGCAGGAAGTGATGAACGCACGCTGCGTGCAGTGCCACGCCGAGCAGCCGAAGATGATGCCGACGGCGGCCAAGGGGATCAAGCTGGAGACGCCTGAGGAGATCAAGACGCATGCGCAGCTGATTTATCAGCAGGCTGTACAGCAGAAGGCGATGCCGCTGGGTAATGTGACGCAGATTACCGACGACGAACGCGCGCTGTTGGGGCAGTGGTTCGAAGGCGGGGCCAAGACTACGAATTGA
- the ltrA gene encoding group II intron reverse transcriptase/maturase, producing the protein MSMQQALRQKPARAGRARETDGEAGRERACDEACGPRREPESTGSALLAAALTRENLKQAFRRVRRNKGAAGVDGLDIDQTARYLASAWPEIREQLLKGTYRPSPVRRVTIPKPDGGGERELGIPTVTDRLIQQALLQVLQPILDPTFSEHSYGFRPGRRAHDAVLAAQSYVQSGRRVVVDVDLEKFFDRVNHDILIDRLQKRIGDAGVIRLIRAYLNSGLMDGGVVLQRHEGTPQGGPLSPLMANVLLDEVDKELERRGHCFVRYADDANVYVRSQRAGERVMALLRRLYGVLRLKVNEAKSAVASAFGRKFLGYEFWADRDGVAKRGVAAKALLTFKQRIRELTRRSGGRSLQAVVDRLRPYVQGWRAYFRLAQTPKVWRTLDKWMRHRLRAIQLKHWRRGLTIYRELRALGASAEAARQAAANSRCWWRNSGEALNRVLTIAYFDQLGMPRLT; encoded by the coding sequence GTGTCGATGCAACAGGCATTGCGTCAGAAGCCCGCGCGAGCGGGGCGAGCGAGGGAAACGGACGGTGAAGCCGGCCGGGAACGCGCCTGCGACGAAGCCTGCGGCCCGCGACGCGAACCAGAGAGCACAGGGTCGGCGCTGCTGGCAGCGGCGCTGACGCGAGAGAACCTGAAGCAGGCGTTCAGGCGGGTCCGACGCAACAAAGGCGCCGCTGGCGTGGATGGTCTGGATATTGATCAGACCGCTCGTTATCTGGCGTCGGCGTGGCCTGAGATTCGCGAGCAACTGCTCAAGGGGACGTACCGGCCTAGTCCGGTACGGCGGGTAACGATTCCGAAGCCGGACGGAGGAGGCGAGCGCGAGCTCGGTATCCCGACGGTGACGGATCGGCTGATCCAGCAGGCGCTGCTGCAGGTGTTGCAGCCGATTCTGGACCCTACCTTCAGCGAGCATAGCTACGGCTTCCGTCCCGGCAGGCGTGCGCATGACGCGGTGTTGGCCGCGCAGTCGTATGTGCAGTCGGGTCGACGAGTGGTGGTGGACGTGGATCTGGAAAAATTCTTCGACCGGGTCAACCACGACATCCTGATTGATCGCCTACAGAAGCGCATCGGGGACGCCGGAGTCATCCGGCTGATCCGGGCGTATCTGAACAGCGGGCTGATGGATGGCGGGGTGGTGCTGCAACGACACGAGGGTACGCCGCAGGGCGGTCCCCTGTCCCCGTTGATGGCCAACGTGCTGCTTGATGAGGTGGACAAGGAGTTGGAGCGCCGCGGCCATTGCTTCGTGCGCTATGCCGATGACGCGAACGTGTATGTGCGCAGTCAGCGGGCGGGTGAGCGGGTGATGGCTCTGTTGCGGCGGCTGTACGGCGTACTGCGTCTGAAGGTCAACGAGGCAAAGAGCGCGGTGGCGAGCGCGTTTGGCCGCAAGTTCCTGGGTTACGAGTTCTGGGCGGACCGGGATGGTGTGGCAAAGCGCGGGGTGGCAGCCAAGGCGCTGCTGACATTCAAACAACGCATCCGCGAATTGACCCGCCGCTCAGGCGGGAGGAGTCTGCAGGCAGTGGTGGACCGGCTGCGGCCCTACGTCCAAGGCTGGAGGGCTTACTTCCGGCTGGCGCAAACCCCCAAGGTCTGGCGAACGCTGGACAAGTGGATGCGTCACCGGCTGCGGGCCATCCAGCTCAAGCACTGGCGCCGTGGTCTGACCATTTACCGTGAGTTGCGTGCGCTGGGTGCTTCGGCTGAGGCCGCCCGGCAAGCAGCGGCGAATAGCCGGTGCTGGTGGCGCAACAGCGGGGAAGCGCTGAACCGTGTCCTGACCATCGCCTACTTCGACCAGTTGGGCATGCCCCGTCTCACTTAA
- a CDS encoding IS110 family transposase has product MNTTTYGLDIAKTVFQLYWVEPSGKCFNRRFSRSKLLEFLANREPGRIALEACGSAHWWARQVRALGHEPVLLHARYVRPFVQTNKTDAADARAIWTAVQQPGMPVVAAKTESQQCVLGLHAMRQLRVKMRTMLVNQLRGMLFEFGIRIRPGLRAGLKEIVQGMDEIERGVPPLLFEFVHEQLQSIEGLDREIARLDQRIDAWGRQNRACKTILAIPGIGMLTATAMVATIGDARTFKSGRQLAAYLGLVPKQTGTGGKVWLSGISKRGDPYLRTLLIHGARVVLSHLRRKNQPGWSLLLAQRRPKNVAAVALANKTVRTIWALLTHDRAYDRDYVSVRPA; this is encoded by the coding sequence ATGAATACTACGACTTACGGTCTGGACATTGCAAAGACTGTCTTCCAGCTCTATTGGGTCGAGCCTTCGGGCAAGTGTTTCAATCGTCGCTTCAGTCGGTCCAAGCTGCTGGAGTTCCTCGCGAATCGCGAGCCTGGACGCATCGCGCTGGAGGCCTGTGGCAGTGCGCACTGGTGGGCCCGCCAAGTGCGAGCCTTGGGTCATGAGCCGGTGCTGCTGCACGCCCGGTACGTGCGACCGTTCGTGCAGACGAACAAGACCGATGCGGCCGACGCCCGTGCTATCTGGACCGCAGTCCAGCAGCCGGGCATGCCGGTCGTGGCAGCAAAGACCGAGTCCCAACAATGTGTGCTCGGCCTGCACGCCATGCGCCAACTGCGCGTGAAGATGCGCACCATGCTGGTCAACCAGCTGCGCGGCATGTTGTTCGAATTCGGGATCCGGATCCGTCCCGGGCTACGAGCTGGCCTGAAGGAAATCGTACAAGGGATGGACGAAATCGAACGGGGCGTGCCGCCCCTGCTGTTCGAGTTCGTGCATGAGCAATTGCAAAGCATCGAAGGGCTCGATCGAGAGATAGCTCGCCTGGATCAACGCATTGATGCCTGGGGTCGGCAGAATCGGGCCTGCAAAACGATTCTGGCCATTCCTGGCATCGGCATGCTGACCGCCACGGCCATGGTCGCCACCATTGGCGACGCGCGCACCTTCAAGTCCGGGCGGCAACTGGCGGCGTATCTTGGCCTGGTGCCCAAACAGACCGGCACCGGGGGCAAGGTCTGGCTGAGCGGCATCAGCAAACGCGGCGACCCCTACCTGCGCACCTTGCTGATTCATGGCGCTCGGGTCGTGCTGAGTCACCTGCGCAGAAAGAACCAGCCGGGCTGGAGCCTGCTGCTCGCGCAGCGACGGCCGAAGAACGTCGCGGCGGTTGCCTTGGCCAACAAGACGGTGCGTACCATCTGGGCCCTGTTGACCCACGATCGGGCCTATGACCGAGACTACGTCTCGGTCAGGCCTGCCTGA